A section of the Struthio camelus isolate bStrCam1 chromosome 18, bStrCam1.hap1, whole genome shotgun sequence genome encodes:
- the FAM110A gene encoding protein FAM110A, translating to MPVETLQAGDVMKGMATAAAPFTSAMPFRILNKGPEYFRRQAETGARKPSAVERLEADKAKYVKSQQVASTKQEPVKPLLLKQPLFAPGVRRTMLTPSRRAPPGPRRAEPAGPKTSLNLEILNNLINICDSPFPKAESPLGRERKWKAEGPEGPGREAGGQAAAPRPPGPADSTSKLSEGSAGCKPSGTVAVRRVDVRPCGALRARVAPAVPAPASPARSSGVPPAGSLSSPGRSPRDGRPDSARRQTLLHRSKSDLSDRYSRATADLERFFNYCGLDPEEVQDIGVERFARAASDIVSVKFHSVSTASSEGARSQRSAATLEDRPAERMPYGISVVERNARVIKWLYGLRQAREPQKVSNV from the coding sequence ATGCCCGTGGAGACCCTGCAGGCCGGCGACGTGATGAAGGGGatggcgacggcggcggcgccctTCACCTCGGCCATGCCCTTCCGCATCCTCAACAAGGGCCCCGAGTACTTCCGACGGCAAGCGGAGACCGGCGCCCGCAAGCCCAGCGCGGTGGAGAGGCTGGAGGCCGACAAGGCCAAGTACGTGAAGAGCCAGCAGGTCGCCAGCACCAAGCAGGAGCCCGTGAAGCCGCTGCTGCTCAAGCAGCCCCTCTTTGCGCCGGGCGTGCGCCGGACCATGCTCACCcccagccgcagggcgccgccggggccccgccgcgccgagcccgccgGGCCAAAGACCTCCCTCAACCTGGAGATCCTCAACAACCTCATCAACATCTGCGACAGCCCCTTCCCCAAGGCGGAGAGCCCGCTGGGCCGGGAGCGCAAGTGGAAAGCGGAGGGGCCGGAGGGGCCGGGCAgggaggcgggcgggcaggctgcggcgccgcggcccccgggccccgccgACAGCACGAGCAAGCTGTCCGAGGGCTCCGCCGGCTGCAAGCCCTCCGGCACGGTGGCCGTGCGCCGGGTGGACGTGCGGCCCTGCGGGGCTCTGCGGGCCAGGGTGGCCCCCGCCGTGCCGGCGCCGGCGTCGCCCGCCCGCAGCAGCGGCGTGCCCCCCGccggctcgctgagctcgcccggccgcagcccccgcgACGGGCGCCCCGACAGCGCCCGCCGCCAGACCCTGCTGCACCGCTCCAAGTCGGACCTGAGCGACCGCTATTCCCGGGCCACCGCCGACCTGGAGCGCTTCTTCAACTACTGCGGCCTCGACCCCGAGGAGGTGCAGGACATTGGCGTGGAGCGCTtcgcccgggccgcctccgacatCGTGTCCGTCAAGTTTCACAGCGTGAGCACGGCCAGCTCGGAGGGCGCCCGCTCGCAGCGCAGCGCCGCCACCCTCGAGGACCGGCCGGCCGAGCGCATGCCCTACGGCATCTCCGTCGTCGAGCGCAACGCCCGCGTCATCAAGTGGCTCTACGGACTGCGGCAAGCCAGGGAGCCCCAGAAGGTCTCCAACGTATAG
- the SLC52A3 gene encoding solute carrier family 52, riboflavin transporter, member 3 yields MALLTHLLACIFGTGSWVAINGLWVELPLLVTVLPEQWDLPSYITIIIQMANVGPLFVTLMHRFRPGLLKEVAVIYVIVSTGVLACLLLAFLWSYTSPIAGVPHSTAFLVLTFFLSLVDCTSSVTFLPFMMQLQPQYLTSFFIGEGLSGLIPSLIALGQGSGISNCVNVTHVVNITSGNETTEGSVFQMETRYLPANFSTLVFFLLMTVMMLACLVAFFLLSRQPKMWELSQQHLFPGSIILSSCDQAPEDGAGSRCREVCPCPEEIKQPGEARPEKISYSLAKLAFIYFLIVWVSSLTNGVLPSVQSYSCLPYGSTAYHLSATLSSMANPLACIIAMFLPSRSLALLGTLTVAGTGFGAYNMAIAVMSPCPLLQQSQWGDAIIVLSWVLFTGTLSYVKVMAGVILRSRSHSALVWYGAMEQLGSLLGAVLMFPLVNVYGFFKSADYCSLQCPA; encoded by the exons ATGGCACTGCTCACCCACCTGCTGGCCTGCATCTTCGGCACAGGCTCCTGGGTTGCCATCAACGGGCTGTGGGTCGAGCTCCCGCTGCTGGTGACGGTGCTGCCTGAGCAATGGGACCTGCCCTCCTACATCACCATCATCATCCAGATGGCCAATGTGGGGCCGCTCTTTGTCACCCTCATGCACCGCTTCAGGCCCGGCTTGCTCAAGGAGGTGGCTGTTATCTACGTGATCGTGTCCACGGGTGTCCTGGCCTGTCTGCTCCTGGCCTTCCTGTGGAGTTACACATCTCCCATtgctggggtgccccacagcaccgcGTTCCTGGTCCTCACCTTCTTCCTGTCCCTTGTGGACTGCACCTCCTCCGTCACCTTCCTGCCCTTCATGATGCAGCTGCAACCCCAGTATCTGACCAGCTTCTTCATAGGTGAAGGGCTCAGTGGGCTGATTCCTTCTCTCATCGCACTGGGCCAGGGCTCTGGCATTTCCAACTGTGTCAACGTCACCCATGTGGTCAACATCACCTCTGGCAATGAAACTACGGAGGGCAGTGTCTTCCAAATGGAGACCCGCTACCTCCCAGCCAACTTCTCCACCCTCGTCTTCTTCCTCCTCATGACTGTAATGATGCTGGCCTGCTTGGTGGCCTTCTTCCTTCTCAGCAGGCAGCCCAAGATGTGGGAGCTCTCGCAGCAGCACTTGTTTCCCGGCAGCATCATTCTGAGCTCATGTGATCAGGCTCCCGAGGACGGAGCTGGCTCCAGGTGTAGAGAAGTCTGCCCATGCCCGGAGGAAATCAAGCAGCCTGGGGAGGCCCGGCCAGAGAAGATCTCCTACTCTCTGGCCAAGCTTGCCTTCATCTACTTCCTCATAGTCTGGGTGAGCTCTCTGACGAACGGGGTCCTGCCGTCCGTGCAGTCCTACTCCTGCCTGCCCTACGGCAGCACGGCCTACCACCTCTCTGCCACGCTCAGCTCCATGGCGAACCCCCTCGCCTGCATCATTGCCATGTTCCTGCCCAGCAG gtccttggccctgctgggcaCCCTCACGGTGGCGGGGACGGGCTTTGGTGCCTACAACATGGCCATCGCGGTGATGAGCCCCTGCCCTCTCCTGCAGCAGTCCCAGTGGGGTGACGCCATCATT GTGCTCTCCTGGGTGCTCTTCACCGGGACGCTCTCCTACGTGAAGGTGATGGCCGGGGTGATCCTGCGGAGCCGCAGCCACAGCGCGCTGGTGTGGTACGGGGCCATGGAGCAGCTGGGCTCCCTCCTCGGGGCCGTTCTCATGTTCCCCCTCGTCAACGTTTACGGCTTCTTCAAATCCGCCGACTACTGCAGCCTGCAGTGCCCGgcgtga